The genomic window GTAGCTACTTACACATCTTATGAACCTAAAGATGTTTATTCTGGAATGGGAATTGAAAAATTTGATATTGAAGGAAGGCTTCAAAGATTAGATTTTGATGATTTTACTCTTTTGAATATTTATTATCCTAATGGTGGCATGGGTGAAGAAAGATTAAAATATAAGCTTGATTTTTATGACGCATTCCTTGATTATGTTAATGATTTAAGAGATAAAGGTCATAATCTGGTAATTTGCGGTGATTTAAACACTGCACACAAAGAAATTGATCTTGCAAGACCTAAAGCAAATGAGGATGTTTCAGGTTTCTTAGCTGTGGAAAGAGAATGGGTAAGTAAATTCTTAGATAATGGTTATATTGATACATTTAGAATGTTTCATGAAAATGAGAAAGATCAGTATACTTGGTGGAGTTATAGAACTCGTGCAAGAGAGAGAAATGTAGGATGGAGG from Methanobrevibacter olleyae includes these protein-coding regions:
- a CDS encoding exodeoxyribonuclease III; this encodes MTNIRFISWNVNGIRAIHRKGFLDWFNEEKADIVCLQETKAQANQLPKKLVNIPDYTSYFNSAERKGYSGVATYTSYEPKDVYSGMGIEKFDIEGRLQRLDFDDFTLLNIYYPNGGMGEERLKYKLDFYDAFLDYVNDLRDKGHNLVICGDLNTAHKEIDLARPKANEDVSGFLAVEREWVSKFLDNGYIDTFRMFHENEKDQYTWWSYRTRARERNVGWRLDYFFVNEEFKDNVKASYIKSNVMGSDHCPIALEIEI